The nucleotide window AGGGCGTGTCCTGAACCAGGGTGGCAATATCCAGGCATCTCTCCCCATggcatctgagaagctgaaaacagggggttatgaagcagaAATGTCCAAAAAAGTATCAACTTAATTTCCTGGcagaaatttatttaataattttttcccctcttctctCCTCCCCCTAAATGCAAAACTTCCACCTGACTTTTTTCTGAGGCTTTAacccagcaggtcttcacagcaTTTTTCACAGTCACCCACTtcattgctcaccacacactaatttccacacaacttacccagtgtggggagaaaccagatttgaaccagcaaccacTGAGCTCAGaagcaaggcttttaccacaaagcgaTCAAGTCCCACAGACACCCTTCTGTTTtgggggggtttatccttcgtttcatgctttaaagcaagaaattcagaccagaaagaaacacagaaagcaggattcaaaccatgaaccccaccaacagccaGTCTAAATACCAgttttaacccactgaaccatcaggaaggacaggcTGTGGCAATtgttagagcaggtctatcttttctttcaaaccatcaacacaagaatataatgctaaagagaGACTTATGAAGCAAACCCATATCATGGCTAGTAGGGACaatgcaggatttgaaccctgattcacaccattagcgaggcaccagcattaacccactgaactatcaggacaagctgggaagcttgtttagagcaggtctatctttcttttcaacccattaaaaacaaaaatatatcgctaaagaaaaatgtaggaagtgaatcctgatcgtgactggcaggcagaaagcaggatttgaaccctgaaccccacctgatttaacccactggacCATCAGAGAAGTATTAGATAGCTAGATCATATTAAATAGCTAGATAGCTATCTAATATgctgtgaggtccagttaacagctaaaacaggaagcagtaataactactttttacttaagtacatgtctgagccaaaacttctttactttcacttgagtaaaaaagtataatcagtacttcaacttttacccgagtattttaaaacatgaggatctgtacttctacttaagtaaaggatgtgtgtacatttgccacctctggttaccaatgcaaacaggaaaaggctcagagacgatccttgatgcagtccaacctccaccttgaaccagtctgtcatttctactgcacacttcactgctgtcacactgtcctcatacatgtcctgcaccaccctcacatacttctctgacacaccagacttcctcatacaataccacaactcctttctcggcaccctgtcgtacactttctctaaatccacaaacacacaatgcaacttcttctaaaattttcttcacttctccatcAGATACATAATCAACGTTTTGTTGCTTCTGCTAAACGAATAACATGACCAGATGTGGAGTTCTTATCGTCAACCGTTTTTATGTTCTCGCAGTATGGTAATATGTATCTTGTTGCCATTAGTACGTATAGCAATTTTGTTGTATGCTTCTAGAATAACCTTTTTGTATGCTTCTGTTGACCATACCCTGAACTATCCTTTTGTGGCATGTGTTACTTTGCTCGTACACACGCAGCCCACCCCCTTTCTCTCCTTCAGTTtggaagtatatcttcatgtgtgagactataaactttaaaacttcTCTCTGAAAGCTGACTTGTGTGTTTCATTGAGACTTCCCCATGCACGTAGGAGAGCAAAGATCGAGAGGAAAGGCTGAATTCGGGGGGACAGAAGGCAATCCTGCCCAAGCGGCAGAGGATAAAACATTTCCTTAcaattctcaaagcaaataatgcatctgtagtgctcttcctcagcattaaACCATAcagttgctcacagatggtcacctcttctctcagcctggcttccactactctttcccataacttcttGGTGTTACtgattcccctgtagttactgcagttctgcacatctcccttattcttaaagatcggtaccagcacactccttctccattcctcaggcatcttctcaccttccaaaatcctggtAAACAATCTtgataaaaactccactgccatctctcctaaacatctccatgcttctaccggtatgtcatctggtccaaccaactttccactcttcatcctccgaatagctgctctcacttcctccttactaatcctatccacttcctgcttcaccatctccacaccatccaaccttctctctttctaattttccttgttcatcagctgctcaaaattctccctccatcttctcaccaCACTCtcttcactagtcaacacatttccatctccatcctttattgctctaacttgcagcacatccttcccagctcggtctctctgcctggccaatcggtacaaatccttttctccttatttagtgtccaacctctcatacagctcctcatatgccttttccttggctttcgccacatccctctttacctcctgccacatctccttgtacttctgcctgcttttctcatcactctgtcaatcccaattctgtttcaccaacctctttctccttatgctgtcctgcacttcctcattccaccaccacgtctctttgtcttcctttctatttccagatgtcacaccaagtaccttcctagctgtctcccttaccacttctgcagtagtttcccaatcatccagcacctcttcaacaccaccgagcccctgtctgacctcttccctgaatctcacactacagtcttcctccttcagtttccaccatcttattcttctgtcagtcctcactctcctccttttcttcttcacctccttcatctgatgctgtctagttacactgtcccctgccaacaccttacagtctccaatctccttaaggttgcatctcctacatagaacatagtccacctttGTTACTTATCATCAAGTTCGCCAATGAcatgaccgtggtgggtctaatcagcaagaacgacaaattagcatacagagaggaggtgcaacagttaacagcctggtgtggagcaaacaacctgtctctgaacgttgacaaaaccaaagagatggttgtggacttcaggagagcacagagcggccattctccactgattattcctcaacaccagctccatcaccaagaaagcccagcagcgtctctacttcctgagaaggctgagaaaagctcatcatcatcaaagcacacacacacacacacacacacacacacacacacacacacacacacacacacacttaactgtgtgttaccgaactgtacaacctgaacttaacacacacttattactcatctcaatccattccaccgtcatttatttattattatttatacttgaccgcattacactgtttacctgctgttttttgcacctcttgactgtattacactgttaacatgctgtttttgcacctcttgactgctgctcttgctgttttttgaactgcattgtgtctgtttttattactcccagttttagtttttacagttctcctcgcacagtactgtataatcgaagtatacagtaggtttactggtcggcactatcttgggttttgtgttttgtcttgtgttgtctgtctgcactgtctgtctgtactgtttttcgtctgcactgtttaaTAAAGGTTGCACTCAATGCAGTTTACGtagtttgtgttgtgttgtacctctatgttgttgtttagtgtagcaccagggttctggaggaacgttgtctcgtctttactgtgtactgtgtaccactgtgtatagtagatatgacaataaaagtcacttgacttgacttgacttgacttgacttgacctgtgtgcaccttttaTCCACTCTTATACGGCACCTGatgatccttcttcttcttaaaatacgtattcaccactaccatttccatccttttagcaaaatctaccaccatctgcccttccacatttctctccttaaagccatacctaccatcacctcctcatcacctctgttccctttacctacatgcccattgaaatctgccccaatcagcaatctttcattcctaagtaccccttctaccacttcatctaactcactcgagaatttttccttctcctctatctcacaaattccacttgtggagcatacgcactgataacatttatcatcatgCCTTTAACTTTCAGCTttacgttcatcaccctatcagaaactgttttcacctccactacactcttactaaattcttccttcaggatcacacctacaccatttttctttccatccacaccatgaaagaacagtttaaacccacctccaatgttcctgtccttactccctttccacttggtctcctaaacacacaacatatctacctttctcctctccatcatatcagcaacctctctccctttaccagtcatagtaccaacatttaaagtaccaaccttaacctccactctcctgcacttcttGTTTCCCTgtcgtctctgtagacgtcttcctcctctccttctccttcttcggccaacagtagcccaatttccaccggtaccctgttggctaacaatacctgtggcggtcgttggtaacccgggtctCGACCGATCCGATATGAAATTACCttttgtgatccgcatgtttgatttggcccatgttttatgctggatgcccttcctaacacaaccctctccatttatccgggcttgggaccggcactaagagtgcactggcttgtgcctccctaatggctgggttgggGATCTGCTTATCTGGCTTCTGATAATAGTCAAGTCTGTTTTAAAACTTGGATTTTAACTTACACTGAAGTAATAAATGCTTCTGAGCAATTAAAACTATTAAAgcccttttttttatctttaattttaCAGACCGAGGTCAATGACAGTGACTAATAATGACAGCAGTGTATTATGTACATTAGTATTGAGATGTTATAGTGATGTGCCTCTTTATTAGGCCATCCGCCTCAAAAAAAAAGCTCCTGCTTCACGTAATCCGGTTTAAAGTTACCTTTATAATCATAGCATTtcaataagagagagaaaaaagtttgTACTTCTGAGTGCAAGAAATTGTATGTCATTACTTATTACAGAATACAATCATGCAATGAAAaggcaaaaataacaaaatgcattttacaaatataaaatgttctgtATGACTCATATTGTGAATACGCTTGAACAAACCAGATTCTGTTTAAAAAGCCTATTTACACATAATTACTTATTGGCATTATCTGAACAATACATGAATAGAAACTCCAATTTATTGAGATTTATCAAAAATAACAAAGTTTCATATTTTAAAGTATAATGTTGTCTCTTAGTTGGTAGCCATAATGTTTTTGACCCAGTCAGTGTAGCGGCAGACTTCAGCATAAACTCCAGGTAAACCAGGGAGCGCACATCCATCACCCCAGGACACAACACCCTTCAGCTGCCCATTGCACACAACAGGACCACCAGAGTCAGCCTGGATAAAAGGCAAAAGCATGGAGTGAGACCAATACATAATAaactacaaattaaataaatctggagtgcagtgaatttttttttgtatatcaggaacaaaaagaaagaactttATTGGGCTCCTGAATGGCACAACAAAGACTCAGGACTTTTCTGGTGACAAACTCATGAAACTCACTGATGAAACTCATCAGAATCACTTACTTactgtttaatatatttttgtcaaagaatatgtattaaataatttcctatagtatattatattcatttcaTGTTGTTTAACTTGGTTGCGCTGCTGCAGCACTGCCGAGTTTGAGTTTCAGATTAAGCTTCTATTCAATCAGAATTAGTCACATTTTGTTTTGCCATACGGCCAACAGGAATAAAAAGCACGGGCTCTTGTTAGATTCAAATCTATGTTTCTTGAAGCTTTTGCTTTAACAATCAGACTGCATGCTAGAAGGCATAGAAACATGTCATTTTGCGTCCTTTGGATGGATGGTCAAAGATCGAACTACTGCAACCTACATATGTTGCAGACTGCAGATCTCAAATCTATTtctgtggatttaatagctgtatttatttttttattccaccaaGGAAAGTAATTTATTTGGTAGCAGCTATAATTACAAGACCATTTACAATAAGGACTTTTcaggaaaagctggacatcatgggaaacagttcaaaacagttattACGCTTTTTCATGAgccttttatacttttatgtttgctttcctgtagaatttgcacaaaaacacaatttgccttcatttcaaatctccaGGATAACCATAATGTTTGGGGGAAAAATGCtttggctgcagtgaaaggagacactTGCATTGTGTTTAtacgatttttttgctttagtaatggcatttatGAAATGTAGCCAGAAATGtggtcaattttttttttgtattattattagataattTATAGCAACCATTTAGCAACAGTTAACTTATATCTAATAATGTGATGCCACCCCTACTGCCCAAAAAATGCTGCCATCCGGGAACAGTTCTACTGTGATTTTACCTGGCATGAATCTTTGCCTCCCTCCAAGTATCCGGCACAGAACATGTTATCAGTGACTTTGGAACCATAGGACGCAGTGCATATTGCCTTTGAGAGTACAGGCACATTCAGGCACTGTAATACGGATGCAAAGATCACTGGAAAATATGAGAAAAGACACAATCAGCTTGTTGTGATTTTTAAGTTCATCTGTCTATGCATCAACAGCACCAAATAAATTAGTAAATGCACAAATCAAAAAGTTTCCAGAAAATACTCTAAGCTGGGTGTTTGTCTTAACAATGCTTCTAATCTAACACACTGTAAATTACTATTTTAAAAATTACTATTTTGTAAATTActattttaataacttttttatcACTATTTTATGTAACTGTTCCCTTACCTCCAGTGTTGATCTGATTTCCCCATCCAGACACCAGGCACTCCTCACCTGCCGTTACACAAGAGGATGCCAGGGGTATAGGCTGAACATACTGGTTAAAAACTGCAGGCTGGCTCAGTTTGATCAGCATGAAGTCATTGTCAtatgtgatgtcattatagTTGGGATGTGGTATGACCTTCTCGGCCCAAATTCTCTGCTCGGTGCCTTCGTCAATGAACACGTGGTGTTCTCCCAGGTGAAGCGCAAGACGATGAGCCCTTTGGGAAGGAATTTTCAAATATAGTAAATGTTGTTTAAGTTAGTCAAAGCATACAATATTAAACTCCTGGCTAAATTGAacacattaatatttaaatcataGTCATCATTTTGACTTATGTTCTCTGACTGGAACAAACAGAATACATGTTGTGAGATACTCACGGAACGTAGCAGTGAGCAGCAGACACGGCCCATAAGCTGTTAATTAAGGAAGCGCCACACCAACGCTCTCCGTCATCATGGGTTAGATAAATCTGCCAGGGCTGAGAGTGAGGTGTACATTCATAACCCCCGATGATCTTATCATCATCACCTCTGCTGTGGTCTAAACATTTTGAACAGttattaacaatataaaataaaacaaaaaaagatctaCATTAGTCTCAAGTAATATAACATTTACTTACGCACAAACACCAACAACAAAACAGTTACAATGAGCCTCATTGCCACTGGTACAATTACAACAAGAATGAACAAGTCAGACTACAGGATAACTGTGTCTATATATCTTAATATCTATGTGTGATGTCATGGAGCATTGCCCTCGAAACAGCCAGTaaaaaatgagcaaaatatTCTTGAACTGAAAGCTGCCAACTGTTCAAACTATTTTATCAGTTGGGCCTGTCAAACAACATGACTATTTTAagggtatatacacacacaaactgcttagcctgctcaaaaaaaaaaaaaccaaatacagAAACCTTGGAAAAGCCTTCAAAGATTTTATACCTACATGAGGCTGGACGCTGTTcaagaattaaaaataattttacacaaGCCTAGGCTATCCCCTGAACAAAATGtaatactataaaataattacataatataatacaatctcTGTAATACTAaggcacacttttttttaattaaataactcTTTTGTATTTTCGCTATGgctccaattcatccaaatGCATTTGGAAATTTAGAAATTGTGACACTACGTACAGACAGTAGCTCAGGTACAGCCAATCTGTCTGGGGTTATGACATATTCTAATTCAAAGGGCAATAAGTGGGTTTATATACGGTAATGTAGCCCTGAAAGCCCATCTCTTACTATATGTAAATCATATGTCTAACCAAACACAGGAATTACCTGACCTTATGTAACGCCaggtaaatgattaaaaaactgAAGTAGGTCTTATCAAATCATCATATCATGATGTTTGTAGCATGCACTATGTATTAGACACATAAAAGCAGATCTTGCACCTAATTCTAGTCcaaagttcaattcaattctattattttttattagtatagcacttttaacaatgaacattgttttaaagcagctttacacagataatgtgctgATAAAGAGTAAGGTGTTCTttttaagtgtaagtttgtatCTAATAGCCGGAGTCGAATGTTGCAAAActgatggcataaggaagaaaccttgagaggaaccagactcaagagggaacccgtcctcatctgggttgcaccgaatgtccatatATTACAGTTAAACGATGTTGAAgtgtacagtga belongs to Silurus meridionalis isolate SWU-2019-XX chromosome 4, ASM1480568v1, whole genome shotgun sequence and includes:
- the LOC124384314 gene encoding trypsin-like; its protein translation is MRLIVTVLLLVFVHHSRGDDDKIIGGYECTPHSQPWQIYLTHDDGERWCGASLINSLWAVSAAHCYVPAHRLALHLGEHHVFIDEGTEQRIWAEKVIPHPNYNDITYDNDFMLIKLSQPAVFNQYVQPIPLASSCVTAGEECLVSGWGNQINTGVIFASVLQCLNVPVLSKAICTASYGSKVTDNMFCAGYLEGGKDSCQADSGGPVVCNGQLKGVVSWGDGCALPGLPGVYAEVCRYTDWVKNIMATN